A genomic region of Devosia ginsengisoli contains the following coding sequences:
- a CDS encoding enoyl-CoA hydratase/isomerase family protein — translation MTDHILLDRIGEGVAELVLNRPEKHNAISPEMASAIRDARRAINDDDSIRAVVVRGAGEKAFCAGTDIGRLDSFKDAWDFRNRVCYATECRRIKKPTVAALKGWAVGGGLEIAINCDIRIAAPSTKIGAPEVKHGWLGGGGQTQMLTRLVGYGKAMMICLTGDTYDSEQAYRMGVLEQVVGEGEEVTAARSMAARIAGHTSIATMTVKEGIRAALNGTLDGASRYENDLMVLAFALGNQRKGIDAFTSRKGG, via the coding sequence ATGACCGACCATATCCTGCTCGACCGTATTGGCGAGGGCGTTGCCGAACTGGTGCTCAACCGGCCCGAAAAGCACAATGCCATCAGCCCGGAAATGGCCAGCGCCATTCGCGATGCCCGTCGCGCCATCAACGACGATGACTCCATCCGCGCGGTCGTGGTGCGCGGGGCAGGCGAGAAGGCGTTCTGCGCCGGCACCGACATCGGCCGGCTCGACAGCTTCAAGGACGCCTGGGATTTCCGCAATCGTGTTTGCTACGCCACCGAATGCCGGCGCATCAAGAAGCCGACCGTCGCCGCGCTCAAGGGCTGGGCGGTGGGCGGTGGGCTCGAGATCGCCATCAATTGCGATATCCGTATCGCGGCGCCCTCCACCAAGATCGGCGCGCCCGAGGTCAAGCATGGCTGGTTGGGCGGGGGCGGGCAGACCCAGATGCTGACGCGGCTGGTCGGCTATGGCAAGGCGATGATGATCTGCCTGACCGGCGACACCTATGACAGCGAACAGGCCTATCGCATGGGCGTGCTGGAGCAAGTGGTGGGTGAGGGCGAGGAAGTGACCGCGGCGCGGTCGATGGCCGCGCGGATCGCCGGGCATACTTCCATCGCCACGATGACGGTCAAGGAGGGTATTCGGGCGGCGCTCAACGGCACGCTGGACGGGGCCTCGCGGTATGAGAACGACCTGATGGTGCTGGCCTTCGCGCTGGGCAACCAGCGCAAGGGCATCGACGCCTTCACCAGCCGGAAGGGCGGTTGA
- a CDS encoding sugar phosphate isomerase/epimerase family protein produces MLIANAPCSWGITGSASNAYSWQQYLDQVAEAGYRGTELGPYGFLPKDVGLLRDELAKRDLVLIGGVHVHSFGDAASAPDLMATLRDLSTLMQSLGAGHVVIMDRSEFYPKGQEGVLDAAGWAGLTQMVRDAQSLVEGEYGLKLSFHPHIGTAVEKEGQIDRLLADTDIDLCFDTGHHAFWDQDPLTYMEKTFPRIAYMHLKNVDPKVRARVLSGELSVADSYGAGVMCPLPDGVVDIQAVMQLLQQRHFTGPIVVEQDVATDAVETPLQLAARNLAYMNGINS; encoded by the coding sequence ATGCTTATCGCCAACGCACCCTGTTCCTGGGGCATTACCGGTTCGGCCAGCAATGCCTATAGCTGGCAGCAATATCTCGACCAGGTCGCCGAGGCCGGCTATCGCGGCACCGAACTGGGCCCCTACGGCTTCCTGCCCAAGGATGTGGGCCTATTGCGCGACGAGCTGGCCAAGCGCGACCTCGTGCTGATCGGCGGCGTCCATGTCCACAGCTTCGGCGATGCCGCTTCGGCCCCGGACCTCATGGCGACCCTGCGCGATCTCTCCACCCTGATGCAGTCGCTCGGCGCCGGCCATGTCGTCATCATGGACCGCAGCGAATTCTACCCCAAGGGCCAGGAAGGCGTGCTCGACGCGGCCGGTTGGGCCGGGCTGACGCAGATGGTCCGCGATGCGCAAAGCCTGGTCGAAGGTGAATACGGCCTCAAGCTCAGCTTCCACCCCCATATCGGCACCGCCGTCGAAAAGGAGGGCCAGATCGACCGCCTGCTGGCCGACACTGATATCGACCTCTGCTTCGATACCGGCCATCACGCCTTCTGGGACCAGGACCCGTTGACCTATATGGAAAAGACCTTCCCCCGCATCGCCTATATGCATCTGAAAAATGTCGACCCGAAAGTCCGCGCCCGCGTGCTGTCGGGCGAGTTGTCGGTGGCCGATTCCTATGGCGCGGGCGTCATGTGTCCCTTGCCCGATGGCGTGGTCGACATTCAGGCCGTGATGCAGCTCTTGCAGCAGCGCCATTTCACCGGTCCCATTGTGGTCGAGCAGGACGTTGCCACCGATGCCGTCGAGACGCCGCTGCAACTGGCTGCCCGCAACCTTGCCTATATGAACGGGATCAATTCATGA
- a CDS encoding ABC transporter substrate-binding protein, with the protein MARVVLKGLSWGHRRATGPLQPLVDRFRERHPDIDIQWTVRPLSDFEHQGLAGVAELFDLIIYDHPFSGDLVASGAFVPLDQHLPGLTVDDDARFVGASLTSYRYGGSVWGAPIDGATQHALYRTDLMRDRPLPQAWDEVLTLGRALRKDGLYLGLAGETPHAGLVVAALMANAGTPWSTDPAQPFRIDRAALGVALERTAAVMALCPPEAINWNSIDLHDQMVARDDIVYAPCVYGYATYGEADMRQRLSFGPFPGAVTPYHAGTAIGGTAMGLSRHCADKDAALAFIEFVLSDEAQCQIIPAHHGQPALAAAWDDAATDARFNQFFSTTRSSIETAWIRPRLPGYPVFQKEMGVVVRRFLAGEMDMGAALDGIEKLTAGVNRGV; encoded by the coding sequence ATGGCCAGGGTCGTCCTCAAGGGGCTGAGCTGGGGCCATCGGCGCGCCACCGGGCCGCTCCAGCCGCTGGTCGACCGGTTTCGGGAGCGCCATCCCGATATCGACATCCAGTGGACGGTGCGGCCGCTGAGCGATTTCGAGCATCAGGGGCTGGCCGGTGTCGCCGAACTGTTCGACCTCATCATCTACGATCATCCGTTCAGCGGCGACCTCGTGGCGAGCGGGGCCTTCGTGCCGCTCGACCAGCATCTTCCCGGGCTGACGGTGGACGATGACGCGCGCTTCGTCGGAGCGTCGCTAACCAGTTATCGCTATGGCGGCTCGGTCTGGGGGGCGCCGATCGACGGGGCGACGCAGCATGCGCTCTATCGCACCGACCTGATGAGGGATCGGCCGCTGCCGCAGGCCTGGGACGAGGTGTTGACGCTGGGTCGCGCCTTGCGCAAGGACGGCCTCTATCTGGGGCTCGCTGGCGAGACGCCGCATGCCGGGCTGGTGGTGGCGGCGCTGATGGCGAATGCCGGCACGCCCTGGTCCACCGATCCGGCACAGCCGTTCCGCATCGACCGGGCGGCGCTCGGGGTGGCGCTGGAACGGACGGCGGCAGTGATGGCGCTGTGCCCGCCCGAGGCGATTAACTGGAACTCGATAGACCTGCACGACCAGATGGTGGCGCGCGACGATATCGTCTACGCGCCTTGCGTCTATGGCTATGCCACCTATGGCGAGGCTGATATGCGGCAACGGTTGAGCTTCGGGCCGTTCCCTGGCGCCGTGACGCCTTATCATGCCGGCACCGCGATCGGCGGTACGGCCATGGGATTATCGCGCCATTGTGCCGATAAGGATGCGGCGCTGGCTTTTATCGAATTCGTGTTGTCGGACGAGGCGCAATGCCAGATCATTCCGGCCCATCACGGCCAGCCGGCGCTTGCCGCCGCGTGGGACGATGCGGCGACGGATGCCCGCTTCAACCAATTCTTCTCGACGACCCGGTCGAGCATCGAGACGGCGTGGATTCGGCCGCGGCTGCCGGGCTATCCCGTGTTCCAGAAGGAAATGGGCGTGGTGGTGCGCCGCTTCCTCGCCGGGGAGATGGATATGGGTGCTGCACTCGACGGAATTGAAAAGCTGACCGCCGGGGTCAATCGCGGCGTCTAG
- a CDS encoding Gfo/Idh/MocA family protein: MSAPIKVGLIGLGEVAQLMHLPLLADDPRFSIAAISDVSSSLLEHVGNRYGVATRSLDANSLLTNSSLDAVFILTPDHLHAELLEQAIRSGKHVFIEKPACLTAAQLEPILSVPRRPGQVVFVGYMRRFSRAFLALKERLPPLETIRHVRIRDIIREAPFFVAQTRNVFKPKDVSPDLIAEGRARTQAMLRSVMGEDCPPDALRAYQVLTGLSSHSFSAMRDLLGSPKAVRHATQHNGETVIALFDYGHFTALYEAVIDDVSRFDAGIEVLTQTQHFKMNYDTPYIRNLPTRLEITTSSVTETGTEIIGPIYEDPFRIELNAFLDSMVNGTPNKTSLEDSLEDLKLFAEVGRQFRAQ; encoded by the coding sequence ATGAGCGCGCCGATCAAGGTCGGGCTGATCGGTCTGGGTGAAGTTGCCCAGCTTATGCATCTGCCACTTCTCGCTGACGATCCGAGGTTTTCCATCGCCGCCATCAGCGATGTGTCGTCCAGCCTTCTCGAGCATGTCGGCAACCGCTACGGAGTCGCAACGCGTTCTCTCGATGCTAACAGTCTGCTAACCAATTCGAGCCTCGATGCGGTGTTTATTCTCACGCCGGATCATCTCCATGCCGAGCTGCTGGAGCAGGCGATCCGCTCGGGAAAACACGTCTTCATCGAGAAGCCCGCCTGCCTCACCGCGGCCCAGCTCGAGCCGATCCTGTCGGTGCCGCGCCGGCCGGGTCAGGTGGTTTTTGTCGGCTATATGCGACGGTTTTCCCGGGCTTTCCTCGCCCTCAAGGAGCGCCTGCCGCCGCTCGAAACCATCCGCCATGTCCGCATCCGCGACATCATCCGCGAGGCGCCGTTCTTCGTGGCGCAGACGCGTAACGTCTTCAAACCAAAAGATGTTTCCCCCGATCTCATCGCCGAGGGCCGCGCCCGCACGCAGGCCATGCTGCGCTCGGTCATGGGTGAAGACTGCCCGCCAGATGCCCTGCGCGCCTACCAGGTCCTGACCGGCCTTTCCTCGCACAGCTTCTCGGCCATGCGCGACCTGCTGGGCTCGCCCAAAGCGGTGCGCCATGCCACCCAACACAATGGCGAAACCGTCATTGCCCTCTTCGACTACGGCCATTTCACCGCGCTTTACGAAGCCGTCATCGACGACGTCTCCCGCTTTGACGCCGGCATCGAAGTGCTGACCCAGACCCAGCATTTCAAGATGAATTACGACACGCCCTATATCCGTAACCTCCCGACACGCCTCGAAATTACCACCTCGTCGGTCACGGAAACCGGCACCGAAATCATCGGCCCGATCTACGAAGATCCCTTCCGCATCGAGCTCAACGCCTTCCTCGACAGCATGGTCAACGGCACCCCGAACAAGACCAGTCTCGAAGACTCGCTTGAGGATCTGAAGCTCTTTGCCGAAGTCGGCCGCCAGTTCCGGGCGCAATAA
- a CDS encoding carbohydrate ABC transporter permease: protein MLKSRSIRFLSYAILIALAVTMIVPLWSVVATAFSSKFASLQPGIKLWPETFSIEGFETLFRRLNFVLPFANTLYVTVIGTALHVLLSAMGGYVLIQEDLPGRRIMAGIILLTLTIPTQVILVPLFVVFKQFMLLNTLLSLIVSEMVSAFSILLMKTYFEQVPKSMIESARMDGAGHFKLLRDFYLPLALPGVLTVTAFQIVHKYNLFIEPLLFINDPQKITLQIALQSVILGESATSTNDFIAPNVTMAAIVLALVPLLVFYPFMQKYLIRGLTVGGVKE from the coding sequence ATGCTCAAGTCCCGCTCGATACGGTTCCTTTCCTATGCCATCCTGATCGCGCTGGCCGTCACCATGATCGTGCCGCTGTGGTCGGTGGTGGCCACGGCGTTTTCCAGCAAGTTCGCTTCGCTGCAACCCGGCATCAAGCTCTGGCCGGAGACCTTCTCGATCGAGGGTTTCGAGACGCTGTTCCGGCGCCTCAATTTCGTGCTGCCCTTCGCCAATACGCTCTATGTCACCGTGATCGGCACGGCGCTGCATGTCCTGCTGTCGGCCATGGGCGGCTATGTGCTGATCCAGGAAGACCTGCCGGGCCGCAGGATCATGGCCGGCATCATCCTGCTCACCCTGACCATCCCGACCCAGGTGATCCTGGTGCCGCTTTTCGTGGTGTTCAAGCAGTTCATGCTGCTCAACACCCTGCTGTCGCTGATCGTCTCGGAAATGGTCTCGGCCTTTTCGATCCTGCTGATGAAGACCTATTTCGAGCAGGTGCCCAAATCCATGATCGAATCCGCGCGCATGGACGGCGCCGGGCATTTCAAGCTGCTGCGGGATTTCTACCTGCCGCTGGCGCTGCCGGGCGTGCTGACCGTCACGGCCTTCCAGATCGTGCACAAATACAATCTCTTCATCGAGCCGCTGCTGTTCATCAACGACCCGCAGAAGATAACGCTGCAGATTGCCCTGCAATCGGTGATCCTGGGCGAAAGCGCCACCTCGACCAACGACTTCATCGCCCCCAATGTCACCATGGCCGCTATCGTGCTGGCGCTGGTGCCGCTGCTGGTTTTCTATCCCTTCATGCAGAAATACCTGATCCGCGGCCTCACCGTGGGCGGGGTGAAGGAATAG
- a CDS encoding Gfo/Idh/MocA family protein: MSAGKVRIGIVGVGWWAAANHLPILKARPDVELVGVCRLGKDELAKVQQAFGIPYGTESYDELLETVPMDAMIVASPHRLHGVQTLQALEKNLHVLVEKPMTVDADEARAIVTLAAERQRHVVVPYGWNFRPYFAEARRLVAAGRIGTIRHISAVMASPIGELMSGQQMPGTENELFRPDPETWANPQNGGYGWGQLVHLLGGMFYLADLAPERVFAFTGKSQLGADLFNSVSLQLAGGATAALSGAATVPDGKPFQLDLRLYGSEGMLLLDVERERCVIQRLDGTEIVIPITPGDGAYACIEPVNRFVDLCKGLAVENAGPALVGARAVEVVGAMLRSAKSGNAEIV, encoded by the coding sequence ATGAGTGCAGGCAAGGTTCGTATCGGCATCGTCGGCGTCGGCTGGTGGGCCGCCGCCAATCACCTGCCCATCCTCAAGGCGCGTCCCGATGTCGAGCTGGTCGGCGTCTGCCGTCTGGGAAAGGACGAGCTCGCCAAGGTTCAGCAGGCCTTCGGCATTCCCTACGGCACCGAGTCCTATGACGAACTGCTCGAAACCGTGCCCATGGATGCCATGATCGTCGCCTCGCCGCATCGCCTCCACGGCGTCCAGACGCTGCAGGCGCTGGAAAAGAATCTCCATGTGCTGGTCGAAAAACCGATGACCGTGGATGCCGACGAGGCCCGTGCCATCGTCACCCTGGCGGCCGAACGGCAGCGCCATGTCGTCGTGCCCTATGGCTGGAACTTCCGCCCCTATTTCGCCGAGGCCCGGCGCCTGGTGGCCGCAGGCCGCATCGGCACTATCCGTCATATCTCGGCGGTCATGGCCTCGCCAATCGGGGAGCTGATGTCGGGCCAGCAGATGCCCGGCACGGAGAACGAACTGTTCCGCCCCGATCCGGAAACCTGGGCCAATCCGCAGAATGGCGGCTATGGCTGGGGCCAGCTCGTCCATCTGCTGGGCGGCATGTTCTATCTGGCTGACCTCGCCCCAGAACGCGTCTTCGCCTTTACCGGCAAATCGCAGCTCGGCGCGGACCTGTTCAACTCCGTCTCGCTGCAACTGGCCGGTGGCGCCACGGCCGCCCTGTCCGGCGCCGCCACCGTGCCCGATGGCAAACCCTTCCAGCTCGACCTGCGGCTCTATGGCAGCGAAGGCATGCTGCTGCTCGATGTCGAGCGCGAGCGCTGCGTGATCCAGCGCCTCGACGGCACCGAGATCGTCATACCGATTACGCCGGGCGACGGCGCTTATGCCTGCATCGAGCCGGTCAACCGCTTTGTCGATCTCTGCAAGGGCCTGGCCGTCGAAAATGCCGGCCCGGCTTTGGTCGGGGCGCGGGCCGTCGAAGTGGTGGGTGCCATGCTGCGCTCGGCGAAGTCGGGCAATGCCGAGATTGTCTAG
- a CDS encoding extracellular solute-binding protein: MKTFLTANLSVLAAALMVSTAMGADLRILTAVTGGKDAAEHEQFVAELEKHLGLDIEMVKPASDYNNVLFTSLASGERYDLIYGDSKMLPGLVEQGALTDVTDLVAASAVLSDETAIPAGEWQLFDIEGRKWAVPNKFEGGTLPTIRQDWLEESGMETPVTLDDWTAFFKWAKDNKDAYGLSTSKLYDIQGFMSAEGVKAGYVLVDGKRTIPYATPAAAAVYDWFGMLSKEGLLDPNFVTNGSGEFRNLFMTDRVAAVTYWDAWVGLFNNIMATDHPDSSFEAKGVAGVPGPDGEIILRRGDASLWMIPANAEHPENAIKFLEFWHSEPGYVLGTLGIEGVDYNKTADGKYELTEQGQAHGMDHGSPRVASTTWENPFPPLPGVDEAQAIIMEHATMEYLPAEWTEAAPIVEKHAFQAMLGEVTGAEAVEAMHAELLAAGLIDE, translated from the coding sequence ATGAAGACCTTTTTGACCGCTAATCTGTCGGTTCTGGCCGCTGCGCTGATGGTCAGCACGGCCATGGGCGCCGACCTGCGCATCCTGACGGCCGTTACCGGCGGCAAGGATGCCGCCGAACACGAACAATTCGTTGCCGAACTCGAAAAGCATCTCGGGCTCGATATCGAAATGGTCAAGCCGGCATCGGACTATAACAATGTGCTGTTCACCTCGCTGGCCAGCGGCGAGCGCTATGACCTGATCTACGGCGATTCCAAGATGCTGCCGGGCCTGGTGGAGCAGGGGGCGCTCACCGACGTGACCGACCTGGTCGCCGCCTCCGCCGTGCTTTCGGATGAAACCGCGATCCCCGCCGGCGAATGGCAGCTCTTCGATATCGAAGGCCGCAAATGGGCGGTGCCGAACAAGTTCGAGGGCGGCACCCTGCCGACCATCCGCCAGGACTGGCTGGAAGAGTCGGGCATGGAAACCCCGGTCACCCTCGATGACTGGACGGCCTTCTTCAAATGGGCCAAGGACAACAAGGACGCCTATGGCCTGTCCACGTCCAAGCTCTACGACATCCAGGGCTTCATGTCGGCCGAAGGCGTCAAGGCCGGCTATGTGCTGGTCGATGGCAAGCGCACCATTCCCTACGCCACCCCGGCTGCCGCGGCGGTCTATGACTGGTTCGGCATGCTCTCCAAGGAAGGCCTGCTCGATCCCAATTTCGTCACCAATGGCTCGGGCGAATTCCGCAACCTGTTCATGACCGACCGGGTTGCCGCCGTGACCTATTGGGATGCCTGGGTCGGCCTGTTCAACAATATCATGGCCACCGACCATCCCGATTCCAGCTTCGAGGCCAAGGGCGTTGCCGGCGTTCCGGGCCCGGATGGCGAGATCATCCTGCGTCGCGGCGATGCCTCGCTCTGGATGATCCCGGCCAATGCCGAGCATCCGGAAAATGCCATCAAGTTCCTCGAATTCTGGCATTCCGAGCCCGGCTATGTCCTGGGCACGCTGGGCATCGAGGGCGTGGACTACAACAAGACCGCCGACGGCAAGTATGAGCTGACCGAGCAGGGCCAGGCCCATGGCATGGATCACGGTTCGCCGCGCGTCGCCTCCACGACCTGGGAAAATCCCTTCCCGCCGCTGCCCGGCGTCGATGAAGCCCAGGCCATCATCATGGAACACGCGACCATGGAATACCTGCCGGCCGAATGGACCGAAGCCGCCCCGATCGTCGAAAAGCATGCCTTCCAGGCCATGCTTGGCGAAGTCACGGGCGCCGAGGCCGTCGAGGCCATGCATGCCGAATTGCTGGCCGCCGGCCTGATCGACGAATAA
- a CDS encoding CehA/McbA family metallohydrolase, giving the protein MQFTAHVTRADQAANPYYYIPFDVPAGTTRIDVVLAYPKAEDCVVDLGAFDPRDTGYPTREGFRGWSGGARDRFFIATDDATPGYVHGDIQPGTWNVILGLYKVPEAGADVTVTITLDAAQRALESQPARTFPVRPGAGWYKGDLHCHTFHSDAKGAPEVLHAAARQAGLDFLAIADHNTITQRRYFHPQSSPDLVFVRGMEVTTAIGHANVFGVDDWIDFRMTQKSDAHVLEKLVHERGGLLSINHDKPVIPWDYDMPAADCQEVWQSTWLDWNWVSLQRYQQRLAAGMKLSAIGGSDYHQPADLRPEGPLVLARPTTVLYLPELSEDAVLAGMKAGHGYITESPDGPHLEIRCGASVMGSSTTSPDAVDIIVRGAGGDRLVLIDASGSIAEMDIPDDDWTVSLKLATPKTFLRAEIIAVASRDRLVAELAAEVVGQVPPDYFKGARIAEQPIRRALTNPIYIEA; this is encoded by the coding sequence ATGCAGTTCACCGCCCATGTCACCCGCGCCGATCAGGCCGCCAATCCCTACTATTACATTCCCTTCGATGTCCCCGCTGGTACGACCCGCATCGATGTCGTCCTGGCCTATCCCAAGGCCGAGGATTGCGTGGTCGATCTCGGCGCCTTCGACCCGCGCGATACGGGCTATCCCACGCGCGAGGGGTTTCGCGGCTGGAGCGGCGGCGCGCGCGACCGCTTCTTCATCGCCACCGACGATGCCACGCCCGGCTATGTGCATGGCGACATCCAGCCCGGCACCTGGAATGTCATCCTCGGTCTCTACAAGGTCCCCGAGGCCGGCGCCGATGTCACGGTCACCATCACGCTCGACGCCGCGCAGCGCGCCCTCGAATCCCAGCCGGCCCGCACCTTTCCGGTGCGTCCGGGCGCCGGCTGGTACAAGGGGGACCTGCACTGCCACACCTTCCATTCCGACGCCAAGGGCGCCCCTGAAGTGCTCCATGCGGCCGCCAGACAGGCCGGGCTCGATTTCCTGGCCATTGCCGACCACAACACCATCACCCAGCGCCGCTATTTCCACCCGCAATCCTCGCCCGACCTCGTCTTTGTGCGAGGCATGGAAGTGACGACGGCAATCGGCCACGCCAATGTTTTCGGCGTCGATGACTGGATCGACTTCCGCATGACCCAGAAATCCGACGCCCATGTGCTGGAAAAGCTGGTGCATGAGCGAGGTGGCCTGCTCTCGATCAACCACGACAAGCCGGTCATTCCCTGGGACTACGACATGCCCGCCGCCGACTGCCAGGAGGTCTGGCAATCGACCTGGCTGGATTGGAACTGGGTGTCGCTGCAGCGCTACCAGCAGCGGCTTGCCGCCGGCATGAAACTCTCGGCCATTGGCGGCTCCGACTACCACCAGCCCGCCGACCTGCGCCCGGAGGGGCCGCTGGTGCTGGCGCGGCCGACCACCGTGCTCTACCTGCCCGAATTGAGCGAGGATGCCGTTCTCGCCGGCATGAAGGCGGGGCATGGCTACATCACCGAAAGCCCCGATGGCCCGCATCTGGAAATCCGCTGCGGCGCTTCCGTCATGGGCAGCTCGACCACAAGCCCGGATGCCGTCGATATCATCGTCCGGGGCGCCGGTGGCGACCGCCTGGTGCTGATCGATGCAAGTGGCTCCATCGCGGAGATGGACATTCCCGATGACGACTGGACGGTCAGCCTCAAGCTCGCCACGCCGAAAACCTTCCTCCGCGCCGAAATCATTGCCGTCGCCAGCCGGGACCGGCTGGTCGCCGAACTCGCAGCAGAGGTCGTGGGGCAGGTTCCGCCCGACTATTTCAAGGGTGCGCGGATCGCCGAGCAGCCCATTCGCCGCGCCCTGACCAACCCCATCTATATCGAGGCCTGA
- a CDS encoding GntR family transcriptional regulator has protein sequence MSKSPQTPRRPAALIRSRSLVDLAHEEIHKRITNGEIAQGERLIIDALAQEFGTSLIPVREALARLHAERLVSFEANKGYRVAAPPDALELRHLFSARLILEVGALETAIPLVDSDLIVELREINARMGRGTYGTTFESYVDFVKLNAVFHEKVVGLSGNPFIIEAYRTLAYHQRIMQVLHGRGVPDITKLVAEHETIIDALQAGSHAVARQAIRQHILNGSERLSPSSEAGSP, from the coding sequence ATGAGCAAATCGCCCCAAACACCGCGCAGGCCTGCCGCACTCATTCGCAGCCGCAGCCTGGTCGACCTCGCGCATGAGGAAATCCACAAGCGCATCACCAATGGCGAGATTGCCCAGGGCGAGCGGCTGATCATCGATGCGCTGGCCCAGGAATTCGGCACCAGCCTCATCCCGGTGCGGGAGGCCCTGGCACGGCTGCATGCCGAACGGCTTGTCTCGTTCGAGGCCAACAAGGGCTATCGCGTCGCTGCCCCGCCCGATGCCCTGGAACTGCGCCACCTGTTCAGCGCCCGCCTCATTCTCGAGGTCGGCGCGCTGGAAACGGCCATTCCGCTCGTCGATTCAGACCTGATCGTCGAATTGCGGGAAATCAACGCCCGGATGGGCCGGGGCACCTATGGCACGACGTTCGAAAGCTATGTCGATTTCGTCAAGCTCAATGCCGTCTTCCACGAGAAAGTGGTTGGCCTCTCGGGCAACCCGTTCATCATCGAGGCCTACCGCACCCTCGCCTATCACCAGCGCATCATGCAGGTCCTGCATGGCCGCGGCGTGCCCGACATCACCAAGCTGGTCGCCGAGCACGAGACGATCATCGATGCGCTGCAGGCCGGCTCACACGCCGTCGCCCGCCAGGCGATCCGGCAGCACATCCTAAATGGATCGGAGAGGCTATCACCCAGTTCGGAAGCCGGCTCTCCCTAA
- a CDS encoding carbohydrate ABC transporter permease produces MLDRVRRHWVLYLLIVPVLAYFFAFLFYPMGQGIYLSFQKAGLLGPVGFIGFDNYAKVFSTPAVWQAIWNTLIIAAGITIVGTLVPILPAIALLQISPDWLKRGFQTAIYTPYLLSWVIIVGIWLNTLSPLGLVNTLLLAFGVIDQPINFFADPAWARPMVIGLTVWKDVGFHALIYLAALLSLSPDILEAADIDGANDFKKIRDILLPHLMPMIRVVFLITLLGSLRTFDSAFLMLNGRTADQIRTLAIFTYERGILNFDLGLASAAGVVLLIVSLLISGVAQIFTRTRPET; encoded by the coding sequence ATGCTTGATCGCGTTCGCCGGCACTGGGTGCTCTATCTGCTGATCGTGCCGGTCCTGGCCTATTTCTTTGCCTTCCTGTTCTATCCCATGGGGCAGGGCATCTATCTGTCGTTCCAGAAGGCGGGTCTGCTCGGGCCGGTCGGCTTCATCGGCTTCGACAATTACGCCAAGGTGTTTTCGACTCCCGCCGTGTGGCAGGCGATCTGGAACACGCTGATCATCGCGGCCGGCATTACCATTGTCGGCACGCTGGTGCCCATCCTGCCGGCCATTGCCCTGCTGCAGATTTCGCCGGACTGGCTGAAGCGCGGCTTCCAGACCGCGATCTACACGCCGTACCTGCTGTCCTGGGTGATCATTGTCGGCATCTGGCTCAACACGCTGTCGCCCCTGGGCCTCGTCAATACGCTGCTGCTGGCCTTTGGCGTCATCGACCAGCCGATCAATTTCTTCGCCGATCCCGCCTGGGCCAGGCCCATGGTCATCGGACTCACCGTCTGGAAGGATGTGGGCTTTCATGCGCTCATCTATCTGGCGGCCCTGCTGTCGCTGAGCCCTGACATTCTCGAAGCGGCCGATATAGACGGCGCCAACGACTTCAAGAAAATTCGCGATATCCTCTTGCCGCACCTGATGCCGATGATCCGGGTTGTGTTCCTGATCACCCTGCTCGGCTCGCTGCGCACCTTCGACTCCGCCTTCCTGATGCTCAATGGCCGCACGGCCGACCAGATCCGGACGCTCGCCATCTTCACCTATGAGCGCGGCATTCTCAATTTCGACCTGGGCCTTGCCAGCGCCGCCGGCGTGGTCCTGCTGATCGTCTCGCTGCTGATTTCGGGCGTCGCCCAGATCTTCACCCGCACCCGGCCGGAGACCTGA